Proteins encoded by one window of Winogradskyella sp. PG-2:
- a CDS encoding class I SAM-dependent methyltransferase → MPKDFDKASVNYDNTFTFSNIGKAQRKMVYRDLNPILKQDKKLSILELNCGTGEDAIHFAQLQHNVFATDISEGMISVAKNKLYPKNLKFSILDITTISETTFNEKFDFIFSNFGGLNCLSTTQLETFFKTSAQLLNPNGKMAIVIMPKKCLWERLYFSLKGDFKNAKRRQTNKSIIANVEGFTVKTWYYNPEEIKNLTNTFYNIKKIKPIGLTIPPSYLENSFLSKRPFLSVFKQIDALITGSFWAKYADHFLIELQKK, encoded by the coding sequence ATGCCTAAGGATTTTGACAAAGCTTCCGTTAATTATGATAACACCTTTACTTTTTCAAACATAGGTAAAGCACAACGCAAAATGGTCTATAGGGACCTAAACCCTATTTTAAAACAAGATAAAAAACTATCAATTTTAGAATTGAATTGCGGCACAGGAGAAGATGCCATTCATTTTGCTCAATTACAACATAATGTTTTTGCCACTGATATTTCTGAAGGTATGATTTCTGTTGCCAAAAATAAGTTGTATCCAAAAAATCTTAAATTTTCAATACTAGATATCACAACAATTAGTGAAACTACTTTTAATGAGAAATTTGATTTCATTTTTTCAAACTTTGGAGGTCTAAATTGTTTATCTACAACTCAACTCGAAACATTTTTTAAAACTTCAGCTCAATTATTAAACCCTAATGGTAAGATGGCAATCGTCATTATGCCTAAAAAATGCCTCTGGGAACGTCTCTATTTTAGCTTAAAAGGTGATTTTAAAAATGCCAAAAGGCGTCAAACAAATAAAAGTATAATTGCAAATGTTGAAGGATTTACAGTTAAAACTTGGTATTACAATCCTGAAGAAATAAAAAATTTAACTAATACATTTTACAACATAAAAAAAATTAAACCGATAGGATTAACCATTCCTCCTTCATATCTTGAAAATTCATTTTTATCCAAAAGACCATTTTTATCAGTTTTTAAACAAATTGATGCTTTAATTACGGGTTCGTTTTGGGCAAAATATGCAGATCATTTTTTAATTGAATTACAGAAAAAGTAA